The sequence GATGTCGTTTCTAGAGCCATGATAAGGGAGATACTTGAAGGCAGGGGCTTCAAGGATGAGGTTACAGGAACGAACCATTTACTTCTCGATCTGAGGCATCTTGGAGCGGAGAAGATCAAAGAACGCCTTGCGGGGATAAGGGAGATTACAATGAAGTTTGCGGGTATAGATCCCATAGATGAACCGATACCAGTAAGACCAGTTTGTCACTATATGATGGGTGGTATACATGTTAACATTGACGGTGCATCGGAGATGAAGGGGTTGTGGAGTGCTGGAGAGGCTGCATGTGTTAGCGTAAATGGAGCTAACAGACTGGGGGCAAATTCAACAGCAGAGTGTCTGGTTTGGGGCAGGTATACAGGAGAGTTTGCGGCTAAATACGCATTGGAGTTTGGTTACTGTGAGATACCTAAAGATATGGTGGCAGCTGAAGAAAAGAGGATCTACGATGGCATCTTTCATGGTGCTGGCCAAGAAAATCCTTACGAAATAAGAAAGGAACTTACCGATCTGATGGATAACAAAGCATATGTTTTCAGGACAGGCGAGGACCTTGCTTATGCGATTAAGAAGGTGAAAGAATTGAAGGAAAGAACATGGAAGCATGTTGACGACAAGGCGAAGGAGTACAATACTAACTTTACCAACGTAATGGAATTAGATTCTATGCTTAGGATATGTGAGGTCGTGCTTGTAGGTGCATATCATAGGTTGGAGTCTAGAGGAGCGCATGCAAGGCTAGATTATCCTAACAGAGATGATCAAAATTTTTTGAAACATACATTAGCATACAATACTAGGGACGGTCCGAAGATCACGTATCATCCTGTAACTATTACAAAATATAAACCGGCTGAGCGGCATTATTGAGGCGATAGATTTTGGTGCAGAAAGAAAACAGAGAGGGCATAAGAGGCTGGTTAAATCCAACTAGATACGGATGGGCACGTGTTTCGTTCTGGTTGCAG is a genomic window of Nitrososphaerales archaeon containing:
- a CDS encoding succinate dehydrogenase/fumarate reductase flavoprotein subunit, whose protein sequence is MADIIEHDVIIVGSGLAGLRAAIEAARTAKKLSVAVISKVQVMRSHSVSAEGGTAAVLYEEDGDNFESHIYDTIKGSDFLADQDTVERLVGTMPSEIYQLEHWGMPWSRREDGRIGQRWFGGYSYPRATFAQDKVGFYEMQTLYDTALKYDNINFYNEWFVTSILHNDQQFKGLTAIEIKSGNFNIFKGKACIIASGGAGRIYSFATYALSSTPDGIDTAYRAGLALKDMEFVQFHPTGILPSGILITEGARGEGGHLINNEGARFMQKYAPNKLELASRDVVSRAMIREILEGRGFKDEVTGTNHLLLDLRHLGAEKIKERLAGIREITMKFAGIDPIDEPIPVRPVCHYMMGGIHVNIDGASEMKGLWSAGEAACVSVNGANRLGANSTAECLVWGRYTGEFAAKYALEFGYCEIPKDMVAAEEKRIYDGIFHGAGQENPYEIRKELTDLMDNKAYVFRTGEDLAYAIKKVKELKERTWKHVDDKAKEYNTNFTNVMELDSMLRICEVVLVGAYHRLESRGAHARLDYPNRDDQNFLKHTLAYNTRDGPKITYHPVTITKYKPAERHY